The DNA sequence GACCATACTCTCTTGTAACGCAACAACCGTTAGGTGGTAAAGCGCAATTTGGTGGACAGCGTTTTGGGGAGATGGAAGTATGGGCACTAGAAGCTTATGGTGCAGCTTATACTTTACAAGAAATCTTAACAGTAAAATCTGATGATGTTGTTGGTCGTGTTAAAACGTACGAAGCGATTGTCAAAGGCGAAAATGTCCCAGAACCTGGTGTTCCTGAGTCATTTAAAGTACTTATTAAAGAGCTCCAAAGTTTAGGTATGGATGTTAAAATGCTTTCAAGTAATGAAGAAGAAATTGAAATGCTAGAGCTTGATGATGAGGAAGAGCAAGGAAATGACAAATTGAACTTAAACTTGGAATCGAGCGAATCAAACGGTTAATAGCTGAACATGAATGCTGAAAGGGAGGTTAGCCCCTTGATAGATGTAAATAACTTTGAGTATATGAAAATTGGTCTCGCATCGCCAGATAAAATTCGTTCCTGGTCCCGTGGAGAGGTAAAAAAGCCAGAAACGATCAATTACCGTACACTAAAACCAGAAAAGGATGGTTTGTTCTGTGAACGAATCTTCGGCCCTCAAAAAGATTGGGAGTGCCATTGTGGAAAATATAAACGTGTACGATATAAAGGTGTCGTTTGTGACCGTTGTGGTGTAGAAGTAACACGAGCTAAAGTTCGTCGTGAGCGCATGGGGCATATTGAGTTAGCTGCCCCTGTCTCTCATATTTGGTATTTCAAAGGTATTCCAAGTCGAATGGGATTAGTTTTAGACATGTCTCCTCGTTCGTTAGAAGAAGTCATTTACTTTGCTTCTTACGTAGTTACGGATACTGGTGATACACCACTTGAGTTAAAGCAGCTTTTATCTGAAAAGGAATATAGAACATACCGTGAAAAGTATGGTCGTGGCTTTAAAGCGCAAATGGGAGCTGAAGCTATTAGAAAGCTGTTACAGGATATTGACTTAGATAAAGAAGTTAATATGTTAAAAGAAGAATTATTGACAGCACAAGGTCAACGTCGTACGAGAGCAATTAAACGATTAGAAGTGCTAGAAGCATTTCGTCATTCAGGAAATCACCCTGATTGGATGATTCTTGATGTACTTCCTGTCATACCGCCTGAATTAAGACCAATGGTTCAGTTGGATGGTGGACGCTTTGCAACATCCGATCTAAATGACTTATATCGTCGAGTGATCAACCGAAATAATCGTTTAAAGCGTCTATTAGATCTTGGAGCGCCGAATATTATCGTTCAAAACGAAAAACGTATGCTTCAAGAAGCTGTTGATGCGCTTATTGATAACGGTCGTCGTGGAAGACCTGTAACAGGTCCTGGTAATCGTCCGTTAAAATCTCTTTCACACATGCTGAAAGGTAAGCAAGGGAGATTCCGTCAAAACTTATTAGGTAAGCGTGTTGACTATTCAGGTCGATCAGTTATCGTAGTCGGACCGCACTTAAAGATGTATCAATGCGGACTACCTAAGGAAATGGCGTTAGAGCTTTTCAAACCTTTCGTGATGAAGGAGCTCGTAAGTAATGGATTAGCCCATAATATAAAAAGTGCTAAAAGGAAAGTGGAACGAGTACAGCCAGAGGTGTGGGACGTATTAGAGGAAGTAATTAGAGAACACCCTGTCCTACTTAACCGTGCACCTACACTACACAGACTAGGTATTCAAGCTTTTGAACCAACGCTTGTAGAAGGTCGTGCAATTAAACTTCACCCACTCGTTTGTACAGCATATAACGCTGACTTCGACGGGGACCAAATGGCCGTTCACGTACCATTGTCTGCTGAAGCACAAGCGGAATCTCGATTATTAATGTTAGCTGCGCAAAACATCTTGAACCCGAAAGATGGTAAGCCAGTTGTTACACCATCACAAGATATGGTACTTGGGAATTACTATTTAACACTTGAAAGAGAAAATGCTGTTGGTGAAGGGAACGTCTATAAGGATGCTAATGAAGTGTTAACTGCATACCAAAATGGATATGTTCACTTGCATTCACGTATTGCAATACCAGTGTCTTCATTAAGTAAAACAAACTTTAAAGAAGATCATTACGGTAAGCTATTGTTGACTTCTGTTGGTAAAATTATTTTTAACGAAATTTTACCTGAGACATTCCCGTACTTGAATGAGCCAACAACCGAAAATTTAGTTATCGAAACACCTGATAAATATATTGTTCCAATGACTACAGATGTAAAAGAAGAGTTTAAGCAACGAGATGTTGTTTTACCATTCAAAAAAGGTTTCTTAGGAGATATTATCGCAGAAGTCTTTAAGAAATTTAAAATCTCTGAAACGTCAGTCATGCTAGACAAAATGAAGGACCTTGGTTTCCATTATTCCACGAAAGCTGGGATAACGGTAGGGGTAGCTGACATCGTAGTATTAAAAGAAAAGAAAGAAATCCTTGAAGAAGCAGAGATTAAGGTGGAACGTATTTTAAAACAATACCGCCGTGGTTTAATTACCGAAGAAGAAAGATACGATAAGGTAATTGAAGTATGGAGTTCTTCTAAAGATCTCATTCAAGAAAAGTTAATGGGAACACTAGATAAATTGAACCCAATCTTTATGATGAGTGACTCTGGTGCGCGTGGTAACGCATCTAACTTTACTCAGTTAGCTGGTATGCGTGGATTAATGGCTAACCCATCTGGGCGAATTATCGAGCTTCCAATTAAATCAAGTTTCCGTGAAGGGTTAACAGTTCTTGAGTACTTTATTTCTACTCATGGTGCTCGTAAAGGACTTGCTGATACAGCATTGAAAACTGCTGACTCAGGTTACTTAACTCGTCGACTAGTGGACGTTGCCCAAGATGTTATCGTTCGAGAAGATGATTGCGGTACGGATAGAGGGTTAGAAGTAGCAGCAATCAAAGAAGGTAATGAAGTGATTGAACCGTTATATGACCGCCTTGTTGGTCGTGTTGTTCACCAGACGGTATATCACCCTGAAACAAATGAAGTTCTTATTGCAAGGAATGAAGAAATTAATGAAGATATGGCTAAGACAATTGAAGACTTAGGCATTGAAATAGTCGTGATTCGCTCAGCGTTTACTTGCGATACGAAGCACGGTGTATGTAAAGCATGTTACGGTCGAAACCTCGCTACTGGTTCTGAGGTAGAGGTCGGTGAAGCAGTTGGTATTATAGCTGCACAATCAATTGGTGAGCCTGGAACACAGTTAACGATGCGTACTTTCCATACTGGAGGGGTTGCAGGTGATGATATCACTCAAGGTTTACCTCGTATCCAAGAGGTATTCGAAGCACGTAACCCGAAAGGTCAAGCAGTAATCTCTGAAATTGAAGGTACTGTATCAGATATAAAAGAAGTAAACGATAAAAAAGAAATTGTCGTTCAAGGTGCAATTGAAACAAGAAGCTACACTCCGCCATACGGAGCACGTCTAAAAGTAGAAGTTGGTCAAGAAGTTCGCCCAGGTCAAGAGTTGACGGAAGGGTCGATTGATCCTAAAGAATTGCTTACTGTCTCTGGGGTACAAGGAGTTCAAGAATACCTACTTCGAGAAGTTCAAAAAGTATACCGTATGCAAGGGGTAGAAATTGGTGACAAGCACGTAGAGGTAATGGTACGACAAATGCTTCGTAAAATCCGTGTTGTAGATGCTGGAGATACTGATGTGTTACCAGGTTCTCTTGTAGAGGTTCATCAGTTTATTGAAGCGAACCGTGATATTTTACTTCGCGGTGGAATGCCAGCTTCTGGTAGACCGGTGCTTCTTGGTATTACGAAAGCGTCCCTTGAAACAGATTCATTCTTATCAGCTGCATCTTTCCAAGAGACTACTCGTGTCCTTACAGATGCTGCGATCAAAGGTAAGAAGGATGAGCTAGTAGGGTTGAAAGAAAACGTCATTATCGGTAAGCTTGTTCCAGCAGGTACAGGAATGCAACGTTACCGACAAATTGCACCAAAAAACCCTGCGCAAGAGGAAAGCACAGAGGACGTATTAGAGGAAGTAATCGTTCAAGATTAAACAGAACGTTCGATTACACGGTAAAGTTTTTCACATAAAATGTTGACACCGCTATGTCACGGTGGTAATATATCTAAGTGTGCCAAATAACCTGATGCTTTGGAGGATTGAGAGATGTCTTATGAAAAAGTAGTGCAGGCAACGGAAAGAGTCGTTGGCACGAAACAAACGATTAAAGCACTGGAAGATAAGCAGGTAAAAGAAGTCATCGTAGCAGAGGATGCCGATGCGAAAGTTCTTCAAAAAGTGACATTACTAGCAGAAAAACAAGGTGTACCTTTAACAAAGGTAGATTCTATGAAGAAGCTAGGAAAGTCATGTGGAATAGATGTGAGTGCAGCAACTGTTGCGATTAAAAAGTAAAAACAAGTTTTTGCCACCAGGCTTACTGTTGGCAAAAACTTTCCTTTTACACATTTATGAACCACCTGGACCAGTGGACTTAAACATTGTTGATAGGAAAGGAGGAAAATCATGCCTACAATTAACCAATTAGTACGTAAAGGTCGTGAATCAAAGACGCAAAAGTCAGATTCACCAGCATTAAACAAAGGTTACAATAGCTTTAAGAAAGTACAAACAGACTTAAGCTCACCACAAAAGCGTGGTGTTTGTACACGTGTTGGTACGATGACACCTAAAAAACCGAACTCAGCATTACGTAAATATGCCCGTGTTCGTTTAACAAATGGTATTGAAGTAACAGCATATATTCCTGGTATTGGGCACAACCTTCAAGAGCACAGTGTTGTCTTGATTCGTGGTGGACGTGTGAAGGACTTACCAGGGGTACGTTACCATATCGTTCGTGGAGCTTTAGATACTGCTGGTGTTGAAAACCGTATGCAAGGGCGCTCTAAGTATGGTACGAAGAGACCAAAGAAATAAGCAAGAGATGATGACCATCTATTTAAAAATAAATTAAGAATTTTTGAAAGGAGGGACCCGGATGCCTCGTAAAGGACCTGTACCTCGTAGAGATGTTTTACCTGATCCGATTTATAATTCTAAGCTTGTTACCCGTTTGATCAACCGTATCATGATTGATGGTAAGAGAGGTGTTGCTCAAACGATTTTATATAAAGCATTTGAATTAGTTCAAGAACGTAGTGGTAATGACCCTCAAGAAGTTTTTGAACAAGCATTAAAGAATATCATGCCAGTATTAGAGGTTAAAGCTCGTCGTGTTGGTGGTGCTAACTACCAAGTGCCAATCGAAGTAAAGCCAGAAAGACGTACTACACTTGGACTTCGTTGGTTAGTAAGCTATGCTCGTCTTCGTGGAGAAAAAACGATGGAAGAGCGTTTAGCAAACGAAATTTTAGACGCAGCTAACAACACTGGTGCTGCAGTTAAAAAGCGTGAAGATACACACCGTATGGCAGAAGCTAATAAAGCATTTGCTCACTACCGCTGGTAATTATAGAATAATCCAATGTAGCAAATTGCTAAAAGTTGGATAGAATAACATTTGGGTGCTACAGTCTATGAGACGTTTCATTGACTGTATTATCCCTTACACATAAAAAAAATTATTCTCTTTAGGAAGGAGAAAGTAACCGATGGCTAGAGAGTTCTCCTTAGAAAAAACACGTAATATTGGTATCATGGCACATATTGATGCTGGTAAAACGACAACTACAGAACGAGTTCTTTTCTATACAGGACGTATTCACAAAATTGGTGAAACACACGAAGGTGCTTCTCAGATGGACTGGATGGAGCAAGAGCAAGAGCGTGGAATCACAATTACGTCTGCTGCAACTACTGCACAGTGGAAAGAACATCGCGTAAACATTATTGATACTCCTGGGCACGTAGACTTTACTGTTGAGGTAGAG is a window from the Evansella cellulosilytica DSM 2522 genome containing:
- the rpoC gene encoding DNA-directed RNA polymerase subunit beta' is translated as MIDVNNFEYMKIGLASPDKIRSWSRGEVKKPETINYRTLKPEKDGLFCERIFGPQKDWECHCGKYKRVRYKGVVCDRCGVEVTRAKVRRERMGHIELAAPVSHIWYFKGIPSRMGLVLDMSPRSLEEVIYFASYVVTDTGDTPLELKQLLSEKEYRTYREKYGRGFKAQMGAEAIRKLLQDIDLDKEVNMLKEELLTAQGQRRTRAIKRLEVLEAFRHSGNHPDWMILDVLPVIPPELRPMVQLDGGRFATSDLNDLYRRVINRNNRLKRLLDLGAPNIIVQNEKRMLQEAVDALIDNGRRGRPVTGPGNRPLKSLSHMLKGKQGRFRQNLLGKRVDYSGRSVIVVGPHLKMYQCGLPKEMALELFKPFVMKELVSNGLAHNIKSAKRKVERVQPEVWDVLEEVIREHPVLLNRAPTLHRLGIQAFEPTLVEGRAIKLHPLVCTAYNADFDGDQMAVHVPLSAEAQAESRLLMLAAQNILNPKDGKPVVTPSQDMVLGNYYLTLERENAVGEGNVYKDANEVLTAYQNGYVHLHSRIAIPVSSLSKTNFKEDHYGKLLLTSVGKIIFNEILPETFPYLNEPTTENLVIETPDKYIVPMTTDVKEEFKQRDVVLPFKKGFLGDIIAEVFKKFKISETSVMLDKMKDLGFHYSTKAGITVGVADIVVLKEKKEILEEAEIKVERILKQYRRGLITEEERYDKVIEVWSSSKDLIQEKLMGTLDKLNPIFMMSDSGARGNASNFTQLAGMRGLMANPSGRIIELPIKSSFREGLTVLEYFISTHGARKGLADTALKTADSGYLTRRLVDVAQDVIVREDDCGTDRGLEVAAIKEGNEVIEPLYDRLVGRVVHQTVYHPETNEVLIARNEEINEDMAKTIEDLGIEIVVIRSAFTCDTKHGVCKACYGRNLATGSEVEVGEAVGIIAAQSIGEPGTQLTMRTFHTGGVAGDDITQGLPRIQEVFEARNPKGQAVISEIEGTVSDIKEVNDKKEIVVQGAIETRSYTPPYGARLKVEVGQEVRPGQELTEGSIDPKELLTVSGVQGVQEYLLREVQKVYRMQGVEIGDKHVEVMVRQMLRKIRVVDAGDTDVLPGSLVEVHQFIEANRDILLRGGMPASGRPVLLGITKASLETDSFLSAASFQETTRVLTDAAIKGKKDELVGLKENVIIGKLVPAGTGMQRYRQIAPKNPAQEESTEDVLEEVIVQD
- a CDS encoding 50S ribosomal protein L7ae-like protein, with protein sequence MSYEKVVQATERVVGTKQTIKALEDKQVKEVIVAEDADAKVLQKVTLLAEKQGVPLTKVDSMKKLGKSCGIDVSAATVAIKK
- the rpsL gene encoding 30S ribosomal protein S12, yielding MPTINQLVRKGRESKTQKSDSPALNKGYNSFKKVQTDLSSPQKRGVCTRVGTMTPKKPNSALRKYARVRLTNGIEVTAYIPGIGHNLQEHSVVLIRGGRVKDLPGVRYHIVRGALDTAGVENRMQGRSKYGTKRPKK
- the rpsG gene encoding 30S ribosomal protein S7, whose amino-acid sequence is MPRKGPVPRRDVLPDPIYNSKLVTRLINRIMIDGKRGVAQTILYKAFELVQERSGNDPQEVFEQALKNIMPVLEVKARRVGGANYQVPIEVKPERRTTLGLRWLVSYARLRGEKTMEERLANEILDAANNTGAAVKKREDTHRMAEANKAFAHYRW